The Zygosaccharomyces rouxii strain CBS732 chromosome G complete sequence genome contains a region encoding:
- the HSL1 gene encoding protein kinase HSL1 (similar to uniprot|P34244 Saccharomyces cerevisiae YKL101W HSL1 Nim1p-related protein kinase that regulates the morphogenesis and septin checkpoints associates with the assembled septin filament required along with Hsl7p for bud neck recruitment phosphorylation and degradation of Swe1p), with translation MPAPMGNRYATRSQRSSNVAKKAARNAMMKVPGGTANTNVKTAVNTDTNDPTAGVTQNQLDRVVQSVNDATNRLSQPESAFSISTTTKSSKRRSRDTVGPWKLGKTLGKGSSGRVRLAKNMETGQLAAIKIVPKKKCKNDPGSHSSSKSTESDFSATMNTTTNTNRATTNGGTNANAGPSEVPANPYGIEREIVIMKLISHSNILGLYEVWENKSELYLVLEYVDGGELFDYLVSRGKLGEREAVHYFKQIVQGVSYCHSFNICHRDLKPENLLLDKKNKSIKIADFGMAALEVSNKLLQTSCGSPHYASPEIVMGRPYHGGPSDVWSCGIILFALLTGHLPFNDDNIKKLLLKVQSGKFHMPQNLSAEAKDLMSKILVVNPFKRIATEEILNHPLLTKYDKLVKPVKYRSSVNPVALSQGKSNSDLHVLDASNSNIVDLRSREDIDDSIVSNLQILWHGASRELIVAKLLQPRMSEEKLFYSLLLSYKEKHSPKPESEAPPQFEPTQPTDEIQQPQLAPLQPPSLEPTLAPEVVQQSLPAQDEEDEEELTKSQTTNEEDSSQLNESQDTSAPKLPQKSQFSASSIDQHSMSGFSSMQSAALSGVPSVPANSLPPAMPIFTAPSSRTFKNSGPALSIPSKKSLKHSASKTSLNHSASKKSLHHSASRKSLVHASPSTTSLHNSASKKSLHNSPPKKTLQNSASKRSLYSQTSISKRSLNLSEYVATENAVISEMEQQLKPNLPSSESNGDFEKLCEQILFGNALEKILEEEEDDGASATTSNTSQRTLTKVDASQRSPHSSDSKNKTPAAKTIPPAFELNTPESEEEQQLRASAHKNLLAEENNRYPFKDITNNPTLAPSDSKPSKSKRDVSQKSDLSEVLNSNQFGGSTFSSNDVLRNNSRKSEFKPSLRVTNDVRSASENQSKPVQPSYSLDPRRNATQPVNPKVVASLLKRAKTKKNIRDARKSGDWSYISGSHFNTNTDINFDDKLENIFDHGFNNRLDGNLERGLVDSGLKRASEDTRSSLWQPSLRDSHVESDAEHNTSGTNEFFDTSDVNVLAHSSIIQKPNDVTRQPSLLSHTGTFKNLSEYLHKEGNANNIANRSHEENPSNVMRKKSTELNLAPRSTLTAALDPKDRSMYTNSFMSNMSDMSYVMEMPSRTYEAQAIEVSNNSSADDITDLPVNSDREFGQSSSQGQHTTATFEDNNVNIFEDAPVDSDSSDTASEDSQQNVRRKAVSIDTLHTTNVLTPATNVRVSLYLNNNNHTESPLKRETTEEIISKFKLSPEKSSQPLVQKRYSALAANRNSDIHSTMTMFKDLEEEQDAEDISQWKPSESPAGEGQEKPNRVTMLFDNEEEMPQLEHQITPTPEVPQKNENRSVPDTKSTRASEEKSMKSIDEGLQKAEELPHTNESSKQLKEPPMHAPPQPKSKVKSSGSPLPAKSKKSKPMKEKSQTATAASTATPSAPPNVSNSAAATPSSASPAPRKQNWFTKLFGGFKSQKSDLGRLQQDHFTKISFDDAHLLTLHEFDKNAVEYHLKSLDHKLHDEKVEYDCKFPTGFAFKIKITTTVLGQKNSTILTVKKKGRNTSSDVKGAFQMFNQNVANVIREAEMGYNV, from the coding sequence ATGCCGGCTCCCATGGGAAACAGGTATGCTACTAGGAGCCAAAGGTCTTCCAACGTGGCTAAAAAAGCAGCCAGAAACGCGATGATGAAAGTACCTGGGGGTACTGCCAATACCAATGTCAAAACTGCAGTCAATACCGATACCAATGACCCTACTGCCGGAGTTACGCAGAATCAACTGGATAGAGTAGTACAATCTGTTAACGATGCTACGAATAGGCTCTCACAACCAGAATCTGCCTTTAGTATTAGTACGACTActaaatcttccaagaGAAGGTCTAGAGACACGGTAGGACCTTGGAAACTGGGCAAGACATTGGGTAAAGGATCCTCAGGACGTGTAAGACTCGCTAAAAACATGGAAACGGGTCAATTGGCTGCTATTAAAATTGTAccgaagaagaaatgtAAAAATGACCCTGGTTCTCattcatcttccaaatcaaccgaatcagatttttctGCAACGATGAATACTACAACCAATACTAACCGTGCTACGACGAACGGTGGTACAAATGCCAATGCTGGTCCTAGTGAAGTTCCGGCAAATCCATATGGTATAGAACGTGAAATTGTCATtatgaaattaatttcacATTCAAACATTTTAGGTCTTTACGAGGTTTGGGAAAATAAATCAGAGTTGTATTTAGTCCTAGAATACGTCGATGGTGGTGAACTGTTTGATTATTTGGTGTCAAGAGGTAAATTGGGTGAACGAGAAGCTGTTCATTATTTCAAACAAATTGTACAAGGTGTATCCTACTGTCATTCATTTAATATTTGTCACAGAGACTTAAAACCAGAAAATTTGTTGCTGGAtaaaaagaacaaaagtATCAAAATTGCAGATTTTGGTATGGCAGCCCTAGAGGTTTCCAATAAACTTTTACAGACTTCTTGTGGGTCACCTCATTATGCCTCGCCAGAAATTGTTATGGGGAGACCTTATCATGGTGGTCCCAGTGATGTCTGGTCGTGCGGTATCATTTTATTTGCTCTATTGACAGGACATCTGCCGTTCAACGACGATAAcatcaagaaattgttaTTAAAAGTTCAATCAGGTAAATTCCATATGCCCCAGAATTTATCAGCAGAGGCAAAGGATTTAATGTCAAAAATCctggtggtaaatccattcaaaagaattgcaactgaagaaattttaaatcaTCCACTTTTGACTAAATATGATAAGTTGGTTAAACCTGTCAAATACAGATCTTCAGTTAATCCAGTGGCATTGTCTCAAGGGAAATCTAATTCTGATCTGCATGTATTGGATGCGTCGAACTCTAACATCGTCGATTTACGTTCACGAGAAGATATTGACGATTCGATTGTTAGcaatttacaaattttaTGGCATGGCGCATCTCGTGAATTGATTGTGGCTAAACTTTTACAACCCAGAATGTCTGAGGAGAAGTTATTTTATTCACTTTTACTAAGCTATAAGGAGAAGCATTCTCCAAAACCAGAATCAGAGGCACCTCCACAATTTGAGCCCACTCAACCTACAGATGAAATTCAACAACCACAACTTGCTCCATTACAACCACCTAGCTTGGAGCCTACGCTGGCGCCCGAAGTTGTTCAACAATCATTACCAGCACAAGAcgaagaggatgaagaagaattaacAAAATCGCAAACGACTAATGAGGAAGATTCATCACAACTGAATGAGAGTCAAGATACCAGTGCCCCCAAATTACCACAAAAATCACAATTCAGTGCATCTTCTATTGATCAACATTCCATGTCAGGATTCTCATCTATGCAAAGCGCTGCATTATCAGGGGTGCCTTCAGTACCTGCTAATTCCTTACCTCCTGCTATGCCTATATTTACGGCACCATCCTCAAGAACCTTCAAGAACAGTGGACCTGCACTTTCAATACCTTCtaagaaatctttaaaacaTTCTGCCTCGAAGACTTCGCTAAATCATTCTGCCTCGAAGAAATCGCTGCACCATTCTGCGTCAAGAAAATCACTAGTCCATGCATCTCCTTCTACTACCTCATTGCATAACTCTGCTTCTAAAAAGTCTTTGCATAACTCTCCTCCAAAGAAAACATTGCAAAATTCTGCTTCTAAGAGGTCACTATATTCACAGACCTCCATCTCCAAAAgatctttgaatttaagTGAATATGTTGCTACTGAAAATGCAGTAATTAGTGAAATGGAACAACAGTTGAAGCCTAATCTTCCATCTTCTGAATCCAATGGTGATTTCGAAAAGCTTTGTGAACAAATCTTGTTCGGTAATGCTTTGGAAAAGATTttggaagaggaagaagatgatggtgCTTCAGCCACAACAAGTAACACTTCCCAAAGGACTTTAACGAAGGTAGACGCTTCACAGCGTTCGCCTCATTCATCTGATTCCAAGAATAAAACACCGGCGGCTAAAACTATTCCACCTGCGTTTGAATTGAATACACCAGAATCTGAGGAAGAACAACAACTACGTGCATCTGCCCATAAGAATCTTTTGgctgaagaaaataatagATACCCATTCAAAGATATCACGAATAATCCAACTTTGGCACCAAGCGATTCTAAaccttcaaaatcaaagagAGATGTATCTCAAAAGTCTGATTTGAGCGAAGTCTTAAATTCGAATCAATTTGGTGGCTCTACTTTTAGCTCTAACGACGTATTACGCAATAATTCACGCAAATCCGAATTTAAGCCATCTTTAAGAGTGACCAATGATGTACGCTCGGCCTCTGAGAACCAATCTAAGCCAGTTCAACCAAGTTATTCGTTGGACCCTCGTCGTAATGCGACGCAACCCGTCAACCCTAAGGTAGTTGCAAGTTTATTGAAGCGTGCcaaaacaaagaaaaatataAGAGATGCAAGGAAAAGTGGTGATTGGAGTTATATCAGCGGATCTCATTTTAATACCAATACTGATATTAATTTCGACGATAAACTGGAAAATATATTTGATCATGGGTTCAACAATCGGTTAGATGGTAATCTGGAAAGAGGCTTGGTAGACTCTGGTCTGAAAAGGGCAAGTGAAGATACAAGATCTTCTTTATGGCAACCAAGTCTACGTGATAGTCACGTTGAATCAGATGCCGAACACAATACTTCTGGtaccaatgaatttttcgataCTTCAGATGTTAATGTATTAGCACATTCTAGTATTATTCAAAAACCTAACGATGTTACGAGACAACCTTCGTTATTGAGTCATACCGGTACATTTAAGAATTTGAGTGAGTACTTGCACAAAGAGGGCAATGCTAATAACATTGCAAATCGTTCTCatgaagaaaatccatCAAACGTTATGCGTAAGAAATCTACAGAGCTAAACTTGGCTCCGAGAAGTACACTTACTGCTGCCTTGGATCCTAAAGACAGAAGCATGTATACCAATTCCTTTATGAGCAACATGTCAGATATGAGTTACGTTATGGAGATGCCTTCTCGAACCTATGAAGCACAAGCAATTGAAGTGTCGAATAACAGTTCGGCGGACGATATCACCGATCTCCCAGTAAACAGCGACAGAGAATTCGGTCAATCAAGTTCACAGGGTCAACATACCACTGctacttttgaagataaCAACGTTaacatttttgaagatgcacCAGTAgattctgattcttcaGATACTGCTTCTGAAGACTCACAACAGAACGTTCGTAGGAAAGCTGTTTCTATTGATACTTTGCACACTACAAATGTTTTGACACCAGCTACAAATGTTAGAGTCAGTCTTTATCTGAACAACAATAATCATACAGAATCTCCGCTGAAAAGGGAGACTACAGAGGAAATTATTTCTAAATTCAAGCTGTCACCAGAGAAATCATCCCAACCTTTGGTTCAAAAGCGGTATTCTGCACTTGCCGCCAATCGTAACAGTGATATTCATAGTACGATGACGATGTTTAAGGATTTGGAGGAAGAGCAAGATGCAGAGGACATTTCACAATGGAAACCATCAGAATCACCTGCAGGTGAGGGACAGGAAAAACCTAATAGAGTTACAATGCTTTTCGAtaacgaagaagaaatgcCACAATTGGAGCATCAAATTACACCTACACCAGAAGTTCCACAGAAGAATGAAAATAGATCAGTTCCGGATACTAAGTCGACAAGAGCAAGTGAAGAGAAATCGATGAAATCGATAGACGAAGGATTACAAAAGGCTGAGGAACTACCACATACTAATGAAAGTTCTAAACAGTTGAAAGAACCTCCTATGCATGCACCACCTCAACCAAAATCGAAGGTGAAATCATCGGGTAGTCCTCTTCCAGCTAAATCTAAGAAATCAAAGCCAATGAAAGAGAAATCACAAACGGCAACAGCGGCTTCTACAGCCACTCCTTCTGCCCCTCCTAATGTTTCGAATTCTGCAGCGGCTACGCCTTCCTCAGCTTCGCCTGCACCACGTAAACAAAACTGGTTCACTAAATTATTTGGTGGTTTTAAATCTCAAAAGAGTGATCTGGGTCGTTTACAACAGGACcattttaccaaaatttcatttgacGATGCACATCTTTTAACATTACACGAATTTGATAAGAATGCCGTGGAATatcatttgaaaagtttagATCATAAGTTACATGATGAAAAAGTGGAATACGATTGTAAATTCCCAACTGGATTTgctttcaaaataaaaatcacCACAACAGTTCTCGGTCAAAAAAATTCTACAATTCTAACTgtcaagaagaaaggtaGAAATACCTCGTCTGATGTTAAAGGTGCATTCCAAATGTTCAATCAAAATGTCGCTAATGTGATTAGGGAAGCTGAAATGGGTTATAATGTATAG
- a CDS encoding zinc-dependent alcohol dehydrogenase (similar to uniprot|P07246 Saccharomyces cerevisiae YMR083W) has protein sequence MLRTRTLLSRFGPFGQLRLSSTISIPSTQKGVIFYESGGKLHYKDLAVPKPRNNEILVNVKYSGVCHTDLHAWKGDWPLDTKLPLVGGHEGAGVVVAKGENVKNFEIGDLAGIKWLNGSCQSCEMCEMGHESNCAHADLSGYTHDGTFQQYATADAIQAAHIPKGTDLAGVAPILCAGVTVYKALRSSGARPGEWVAISGAAGGLGSLATQYARAMGLRVVGIDGGEDKAKLFKSLGGEIFIDFTKEKDIPAAILEATQGGAHGVINVSVSEKAMSQSVEYVRPQGTVVLVGLPANAVIKSNVFNHVVKSFSIKGSYVGNRADSREAVEFFSRGLVKSPIKIVGLSELPKIYELMEAGKILGRYVVDTSK, from the coding sequence ATGCTTCGTACAAGAACGCTTTTATCAAGATTCGGCCCATTTGGTCAATTGAGACTATCTTCAACTATTTCCATCCCAAGCACACAGAAGGGTGTCATCTTCTATGAAAGTGGTGGGAAATTGCACTACAAGGACCTCGCGGTCCCCAAGCCACGTAACAACgaaattttggtgaatgTGAAATACTCCGGTGTCTGTCACACAGACTTGCACGCTTGGAAGGGTGACTGGCCATTGGATACAAAACTACCTCTTGTTGGTGGTCACGAAGGTGCTGGTGTGGTCGTCGCCAAGGGTGAAAACgtcaagaattttgaaattggcgATCTAGCAGGTATTAAGTGGTTGAACGGATCCTGTCAATCCTGTGAGATGTGTGAAATGGGTCACGAGTCTAACTGTGCACATGCGGATCTATCGGGTTATACTCACGATGGTACCTTCCAACAATATGCGACTGCTGATGCTATCCAAGCTGCACACATTCCAAAAGGTACCGACCTAGCAGGTGTGGCTCCAATTTTATGTGCAGGTGTCACCGTCTACAAGGCATTGAGGAGCTCAGGTGCAAGACCTGGTGAATGGGTTGCTATCTCCGGTGCTGCTGGTGGTCTTGGTTCATTGGCAACTCAATACGCCAGGGCAATGGGTTTGAGAGttgttggtattgatggtggtgaagacAAGGCtaaattgttcaaatctcttggtggtgaaattttcatcGACTTCACCAAGGAGAAAGATATCCCAGCCGCTATCTTGGAGGCAACCCAAGGTGGTGCTCACGGTGTTATTAACGTTTCAGTTTCTGAAAAGGCAATGTCTCAATCTGTTGAATACGTTAGACCTCAAGGTACAGTTGTGCTAGTCGGTTTACCAGCCAATGCTGTTATCAAGTCTAATGTCTTCAATCACGTCGTCAAGTCTTTCTCTATCAAGGGTTCTTATGTGGGTAACAGAGCCGATTCTAGAGAGGCCGTAGAATTCTTTTCAAGAGGTCTGGTAAAGAGTCCTATCAAGATTGTTGGATTGAGTGAATTACCAAAAATTTATGAATTGATGGAAGCTGGTAAGATCTTGGGTAGATACGTTGTAGACACTTCCAAATAA
- a CDS encoding zinc-dependent alcohol dehydrogenase (similar to uniprot|P07246 Saccharomyces cerevisiae YMR083W ADH3) yields the protein MLRFSQTLSGLKRVGQLRLQSSFTIPKVQKGVIFNKFGGPLLYREDLPVPTPASNEVLINVKYSGVCHTDLHTWKGEIPFKTKLPLVGGHEGAGVVVAKGKDVKTFEIGDLAGVKQLVSSCMGCESCEIGHEFGCEQAEMSGSSHDGTFQQYVAIDALQAPPLPANVDLAAVAPIFCAGVSVYKALKNGNLQTNQWVAIFGATGGLGSIAVQYAKAMGYRVLGIDGPGEERKQLFHSLGGEVFLDYTQVDNIPAAVKQATQGGAHCVLNVTASLAAYDQTIKCVRPLGTVVPVGVPPDSGLLKTDIFTIVQHGFSIKGSASGSRADTREAVDFFTRGLIKSPIKILGLSELPKAFELLESGQTTGRLVLDTSK from the coding sequence ATGTTGCGTTTTAGCCAAACCTTGAGCGGTTTGAAAAGGGTCGGTCAATTGAGATTGCAATCCAGCTTTACAATCCCTAAAGTGCAAAAAGGTGTCATCTTCAATAAATTTGGCGGTCCTTTACTATATAGAGAAGATCTACCTGTTCCAACGCCTGCAAGCAATGAAGTTTTAATCAACGTGAAATATTCCGGAGTTTGCCATACGGATTTACATACATGGAAGGGTGAAATCCCATTCAAGACTAAATTACCACTAGTTGGTGGTCATGAAGGTGCTGGTGTTGTGGTCGCCAAAGGTAAAGATGtgaaaacttttgaaattggcgACCTTGCCGGTGTTAAACAGTTAGTCAGTTCATGTATGGGATGTGAATCATGTGAAATAGGCCACGAGTTTGGTTGTGAGCAAGCAGAGATGTCTGGTTCCAGTCACGACGGTACATTTCAACAATACGTCGCTATCGATGCACTACAAGCCCCTCCACTACCGGCTAATGTGGACTTGGCAGCTGTTGCGCCTATATTCTGTGCAGGTGTCTCCGTCTACAAAGCCCTGAAAAACGGTAACCTACAGACTAATCAATGGGTTGCTATCTTTGGTGCAACAGGCGGTCTAGGTTCCATTGCCGTTCAATATGCCAAGGCCATGGGTTATAGGGTGCTTGGTATCGATGGTCCTGGTGAAGAGAGAAAACAATTATTCCATTCCCTTGGCGGTGAAGTGTTTTTAGATTACACTCAAGTAGATAATATTCCTGCTGCTGTCAAACAAGCTACCCAAGGTGGTGCTCACTGCGTCTTAAACGTCACTGCTTCTCTAGCCGCCTACGATCAAACGATTAAATGTGTGAGACCATTGGGAACTGTGGTCCCTGTTGGTGTACCACCAGATAGTGGTCTGCTAAAGACAGATATCTTTACCATAGTGCAGCATGGGTTTTCCATCAAAGGATCTGCATCTGGTAGCAGAGCAGACACCAGAGAAGCAGTAGATTTCTTTACAAGGGGCCTCATTAAGAGTCCAATTAAGATCTTAGGTTTAAGTGAATTGCCTAAAGCGTTTGAACTGCTCGAGAGCGGTCAAACTACGGGCAGACTCGTCTTAGACACTTCTAAATGA